Proteins from one Bifidobacterium sp. ESL0732 genomic window:
- a CDS encoding TetR/AcrR family transcriptional regulator, protein MTSYQRREQLIAIGRGLFAAKGYEAVSVEEIAAAAKVSKPIVYEHFGGKEGLYAVIVDREMQKLTTTLIDALSAGDIHPRQIVERTALALLTYIEENSEGFNVLVRDSPTTDPAGSFSSLLGDVSLRVEEILTKAFKQYKLPAKGVPYYAQMLVGMTVFTGQYWAANQKKISKEQLAAHIVNLAWNGLSRLQAKPKLKFENDLNAGDDDKGNNKAETKDSDVKNADTKDSGDDNSNIDDAEGNNDDDMDNQDADTAKPARNNGNSGNASDAESKEPRRRKSHK, encoded by the coding sequence ATGACCTCGTACCAGCGCCGTGAACAGCTCATCGCCATCGGGCGCGGGCTTTTCGCCGCCAAAGGTTACGAAGCGGTGAGCGTCGAGGAAATCGCCGCCGCCGCGAAAGTGTCGAAGCCGATCGTTTATGAGCACTTCGGAGGCAAGGAAGGGCTTTACGCCGTCATCGTCGATCGCGAAATGCAGAAGCTGACGACCACCCTTATCGACGCGCTTTCCGCCGGTGACATTCATCCACGCCAGATTGTGGAGCGCACGGCCTTGGCGCTGCTCACCTACATCGAAGAGAACTCCGAGGGCTTCAACGTGCTCGTGCGCGACTCCCCCACCACTGATCCGGCCGGCTCATTCAGCTCGCTTCTGGGAGATGTGAGCCTGCGCGTCGAGGAAATCCTTACAAAAGCATTCAAGCAATATAAGCTGCCCGCGAAAGGCGTTCCGTATTATGCGCAGATGCTTGTCGGCATGACCGTCTTCACCGGGCAGTACTGGGCTGCGAACCAAAAGAAAATCAGCAAGGAACAGCTTGCCGCACACATCGTCAACCTGGCCTGGAACGGTCTTTCGCGCCTTCAGGCCAAACCGAAGCTGAAGTTCGAGAATGACTTGAACGCAGGAGACGACGACAAAGGCAACAATAAAGCCGAGACCAAAGATTCTGATGTCAAAAATGCCGACACCAAGGATTCAGGCGACGACAACAGCAACATCGACGATGCAGAAGGCAACAATGATGACGATATGGATAATCAAGATGCCGATACCGCAAAGCCCGCCAGAAATAACGGCAATTCCGGTAATGCCAGTGATGCCGAATCAAAAGAACCGCGAAGGCGCAAAAGTCATAAATAA
- a CDS encoding sugar ABC transporter substrate-binding protein: MRTKFKLATACMVAGALLLTGCGAGGSASSKSSSGAESKKAPVTIKYISSTILESPEKEFEQSAIDEFNAQKNGVTVEVEGVAANDLMQKYTALATANQMPDFYMADMKNTTQLVDMGITDDMTKILDKKYLSQFGKDTLDGFTIDGKLSGLPWFTVAQGVVYRKDLFEKDKVQVPKTWDEFVAAAHKLTHGDQYGIALVGSKDASGAGRFQYVIRNFGVDEFKKGSDGKWSTDIGGPNYVKALKSFTDLDTKEKVCPPGVTETNYASAVNILSSGQAAMLITGSNAVGAITSKVPDLKGKLGSFMIPTVKRNVFSQNGFGFYVNPKSSNKEAVAKFLKFMVSKKKSIEFSQLTGRLPTIATAQKDPSIGKDPALSGFMEQLNKAKTFNLPTIEGYGEVNDIHGEAYQSVITGSATPEAAAAKAKTRAQAIVDEANQK; encoded by the coding sequence ATGAGAACCAAATTCAAATTAGCTACGGCTTGTATGGTAGCTGGGGCGCTTCTGCTCACGGGTTGTGGGGCAGGCGGTTCAGCGAGCAGCAAGTCCTCGAGCGGTGCAGAATCCAAAAAGGCGCCGGTAACTATCAAATATATTTCCTCGACCATTCTCGAATCTCCGGAAAAGGAATTTGAACAGTCCGCCATTGATGAGTTTAATGCTCAGAAGAATGGTGTCACTGTGGAGGTTGAAGGAGTGGCGGCGAATGACCTCATGCAGAAGTACACCGCTCTGGCAACAGCGAATCAGATGCCTGACTTTTATATGGCCGATATGAAAAATACCACCCAGCTGGTGGATATGGGCATCACCGACGATATGACGAAAATACTTGACAAGAAATACCTGTCCCAATTCGGAAAGGACACTTTGGACGGGTTCACCATTGATGGCAAGTTGAGCGGTCTCCCTTGGTTCACGGTCGCCCAAGGGGTCGTCTACCGTAAGGATCTGTTCGAAAAGGACAAGGTCCAGGTTCCCAAGACCTGGGATGAATTTGTCGCCGCTGCGCATAAGCTCACTCATGGCGATCAGTACGGTATCGCATTGGTCGGTTCCAAGGACGCGAGCGGCGCGGGACGTTTCCAGTATGTCATTCGTAACTTTGGCGTCGATGAGTTCAAGAAGGGCTCTGACGGCAAGTGGAGCACCGATATCGGTGGTCCCAATTATGTGAAAGCCCTGAAGTCCTTCACCGATCTTGATACCAAGGAAAAAGTGTGCCCTCCAGGAGTCACTGAGACGAATTACGCTTCCGCTGTCAATATTCTCTCTTCCGGCCAGGCGGCCATGCTGATTACGGGTTCCAACGCAGTTGGCGCGATTACTTCCAAGGTCCCCGATCTCAAAGGCAAGCTCGGGTCGTTCATGATTCCGACAGTCAAGCGCAATGTCTTCAGCCAGAACGGTTTTGGCTTCTATGTCAATCCTAAGTCTTCCAATAAGGAGGCTGTCGCCAAGTTCCTTAAATTCATGGTGAGCAAGAAGAAGAGCATCGAGTTTTCGCAGCTCACTGGAAGGCTTCCTACGATTGCTACGGCACAGAAGGATCCTTCCATCGGCAAGGATCCGGCGCTGAGCGGTTTCATGGAGCAGCTCAATAAGGCCAAGACTTTCAATCTGCCGACTATTGAAGGTTACGGCGAGGTCAATGATATTCACGGTGAGGCTTATCAATCCGTGATTACTGGATCGGCGACGCCTGAAGCTGCTGCGGCGAAAGCCAAAACAAGGGCTCAAGCGATAGTGGACGAAGCTAACCAGAAATAA
- a CDS encoding C69 family dipeptidase, with amino-acid sequence MSCTTLLVGKNASYDGSTMIARDDDSGHGRYDPKRLVAVRPEDQPRHYRSVLSHVEIELPDDPCAYLIAPNALRNRGILAEAGVSVRNVAMSATETITANERLLGADPMVVLHTVPVATCGGSAVGGDDADNQGAAHASRDSHTDANAKSSVAEFWASVGEPKPYDPSIADDIANCGLEAYLADDSADVNSSESADNSTVAETSAGNVAAGSSTTSAGARREVPGGIGEEDFITLVLPYVNTAREGVIRLGSLLERYGTYESNGVSISDADEVWYVETIGGHHWIARRVPDDCYAAIPNQLGLDHFDLDEALDESLGSKRDYLCSADLREFIVNNHLDRSMDTTPEHFKHLNPRKIFGTATPKDHIYNTPRAWYMERCLNPSDDWDSPSARYTPISDDIPWCRVPESKVSVEDMDNILSSHYEDTPYDPYGRLGTSETRHRYRPIGISRTGHLAIMQIRGYEPEAYRSVMWLAFGSQPTTCVAPFYTNVAQTPAYLRETTGEVSTSTLYWTNRLIAVIADSHFDANSNAIEAFHEDIASRGHVFVAEADAKLAKTSDTDEARRIMEAANQRMSDYLEARSQQLLGKVLFTSSDLMNNSFALSDRPQ; translated from the coding sequence ATGTCTTGCACAACTTTACTTGTAGGAAAAAACGCCAGTTACGACGGTTCAACGATGATTGCCAGGGACGATGACAGCGGCCACGGCCGTTACGACCCGAAGCGCCTGGTCGCGGTGCGCCCGGAGGACCAGCCCCGGCATTATCGCAGCGTGCTGAGCCATGTCGAAATCGAACTGCCGGATGACCCGTGTGCGTATCTCATCGCGCCCAATGCCTTGAGAAACCGCGGGATTTTGGCCGAAGCCGGTGTCAGCGTCCGCAACGTCGCCATGAGCGCGACCGAAACTATCACTGCCAACGAACGCCTGCTCGGGGCCGACCCGATGGTGGTGCTGCATACGGTTCCCGTCGCAACTTGCGGTGGTTCGGCGGTTGGTGGTGATGACGCTGACAATCAGGGTGCTGCTCACGCAAGTCGTGATTCTCATACTGATGCGAATGCCAAGTCCTCTGTTGCAGAATTTTGGGCCTCAGTAGGTGAACCGAAACCTTACGATCCCAGCATTGCTGACGACATTGCCAACTGCGGTTTGGAGGCTTATCTCGCTGATGATTCTGCCGACGTCAACTCTTCCGAGTCGGCCGATAACAGTACTGTCGCTGAAACTTCCGCAGGGAATGTTGCTGCTGGTTCGTCTACGACTTCCGCCGGCGCTCGCCGCGAAGTTCCCGGTGGCATCGGCGAAGAAGACTTCATTACTCTGGTGCTTCCCTATGTCAATACCGCCCGCGAAGGTGTAATACGTCTTGGCTCGTTGCTGGAACGTTACGGTACCTACGAATCCAACGGCGTGAGCATCTCCGATGCCGATGAAGTTTGGTACGTCGAGACCATCGGCGGCCACCACTGGATTGCCCGCCGTGTGCCCGATGACTGCTACGCCGCCATTCCCAACCAGCTTGGTCTCGACCACTTCGACCTTGACGAGGCGCTGGACGAAAGCCTTGGCAGCAAGCGCGACTATCTGTGCTCCGCCGACCTGCGCGAGTTCATTGTGAACAATCACCTCGATCGCAGCATGGACACCACGCCCGAGCATTTCAAGCACCTCAACCCGCGTAAGATTTTCGGCACCGCCACGCCCAAGGACCATATCTACAACACCCCGCGCGCCTGGTACATGGAGCGCTGCCTGAATCCCAGCGATGACTGGGATTCGCCCAGCGCCCGCTATACGCCGATTTCCGACGACATCCCGTGGTGTCGCGTGCCGGAAAGCAAGGTGAGCGTAGAGGATATGGATAATATTCTGAGCTCGCATTATGAAGACACGCCCTACGATCCGTATGGCCGTCTCGGCACGTCCGAGACCCGCCATCGCTACCGTCCGATCGGCATCAGCCGCACCGGCCACCTCGCCATCATGCAGATTCGCGGGTACGAGCCTGAGGCCTACCGCTCCGTGATGTGGCTGGCGTTTGGCTCACAGCCCACCACCTGCGTCGCGCCGTTCTATACCAACGTGGCTCAGACCCCCGCCTACCTTCGCGAGACCACCGGCGAGGTTTCCACGTCGACGCTTTACTGGACTAATCGTCTTATCGCCGTGATCGCAGACTCGCATTTCGACGCCAACAGCAATGCCATCGAGGCTTTCCATGAGGACATCGCCAGTCGCGGCCACGTTTTCGTAGCCGAGGCCGACGCGAAGTTGGCTAAAACGTCGGATACGGACGAGGCCCGTCGGATCATGGAAGCCGCGAACCAGCGTATGTCCGACTATCTCGAGGCGCGAAGCCAGCAATTGCTTGGCAAAGTGCTCTTTACCTCGAGCGATTTGATGAACAACTCTTTCGCGCTTTCCGACCGTCCGCAGTGA
- a CDS encoding carbohydrate ABC transporter permease, with translation MKRTKSRTIGMYAILIIGAIFAAFPVFYMVSTALKPISEVMGRSASNMLPRHPTLEPFVLVFKDYPVGQYILNSCWTAGVSTLVAILFATLAGYGFSRFTFPGKGTFLLFILATQMFPSVMLFIPYYKLLGSYHLSNTLTGLILVYTATVLPFCSWMMYGYVNGIPKDLDEAACIDGCGKVRTFFQVVAPLTLPGILSTGIYAFVTSWNEYMFTALFTSSDLKKTLSVAIGQMAGFDSVMWNEVMAASVISSIPLIVLFIFLQKYFISGMTAGSVKG, from the coding sequence ATGAAGAGGACTAAATCCCGCACCATAGGGATGTATGCAATTCTTATCATCGGTGCCATTTTTGCCGCATTCCCGGTATTTTATATGGTTTCGACAGCGTTGAAGCCGATCAGCGAAGTGATGGGGCGAAGTGCTTCGAATATGTTGCCGAGGCATCCGACATTGGAACCTTTCGTTCTGGTATTCAAGGATTATCCGGTCGGACAGTATATTCTGAATAGCTGTTGGACCGCCGGCGTTTCAACACTTGTGGCCATCCTGTTCGCCACATTGGCTGGCTACGGTTTTTCGAGATTCACATTTCCCGGTAAAGGAACATTCCTGCTTTTCATTTTGGCGACTCAGATGTTCCCCTCCGTAATGCTGTTCATTCCATATTACAAATTGCTTGGCTCGTATCATCTTTCCAATACGCTGACAGGGTTGATTCTGGTCTACACGGCCACGGTATTGCCGTTCTGTTCGTGGATGATGTATGGGTATGTCAATGGTATTCCTAAGGATTTGGATGAAGCGGCCTGCATTGATGGCTGTGGTAAGGTGCGGACTTTCTTCCAGGTTGTCGCACCTCTGACGTTGCCGGGAATTCTTTCAACGGGAATCTACGCCTTCGTTACCAGCTGGAATGAGTACATGTTCACGGCGCTGTTCACGTCTTCCGATCTTAAGAAGACTCTTTCCGTTGCCATCGGCCAGATGGCCGGTTTTGATAGCGTCATGTGGAACGAGGTGATGGCGGCATCGGTGATTTCCAGTATCCCGTTGATTGTGCTGTTCATTTTCCTGCAGAAGTACTTCATCAGTGGAATGACGGCTGGCTCAGTGAAGGGATGA
- a CDS encoding sugar ABC transporter permease, with the protein MSRSVRHNRRRVNEAAQGIAFITPTTLVLFALVLYPFLYGIYVSFFKTNLINKWTFVGLSNYKQMLSGSDFWKTLLLTLVFTVGVVVGHFALGFLFANILNKKFRGRTLFRVLLLLPWLLPEVVAANVFKWILHPTNGVLNYWMVKLHLLSKPISWLGNPKTAMAVVIFICIWKGFPLVMLQILAGLQTIPAELQEAARVDGANDRQVFWKITLPALKPTLIVALVLDTIWWFKHVTIIWLLTQGGPGTSTTTIAVDIYKQAFQYFHFGPASALAVIVFAICLVINYVYKKALNNEED; encoded by the coding sequence ATGTCACGCTCTGTAAGGCATAATCGTCGGCGAGTCAACGAGGCCGCGCAAGGCATCGCGTTTATCACGCCGACCACTTTGGTTCTCTTTGCCCTTGTTCTATACCCATTCTTATATGGAATATATGTCAGTTTCTTCAAGACGAATCTCATCAACAAGTGGACCTTCGTCGGTCTGAGCAACTACAAACAGATGTTGTCAGGGTCCGATTTCTGGAAGACGCTATTGCTGACGCTTGTTTTCACCGTCGGTGTTGTTGTTGGACATTTCGCATTGGGCTTCCTTTTCGCCAATATCCTGAATAAGAAATTCCGCGGCAGAACATTATTCCGTGTGTTGCTGTTGTTACCTTGGCTTCTGCCTGAGGTCGTGGCGGCGAACGTCTTCAAATGGATTTTGCATCCTACCAACGGCGTCCTTAATTATTGGATGGTGAAGCTGCATCTGCTTTCGAAACCGATTAGTTGGCTTGGAAATCCCAAAACCGCTATGGCGGTGGTCATATTCATCTGTATCTGGAAGGGATTCCCTCTGGTTATGTTGCAGATTCTTGCCGGTTTACAGACGATTCCGGCTGAATTGCAGGAAGCGGCTAGAGTTGACGGAGCAAACGACCGGCAGGTGTTCTGGAAGATAACCCTTCCGGCGCTTAAACCGACGCTGATTGTTGCGCTCGTTCTTGACACGATTTGGTGGTTCAAGCATGTGACGATCATCTGGCTGTTGACTCAAGGCGGTCCTGGCACCAGTACCACGACCATCGCAGTTGACATCTACAAGCAGGCTTTCCAATACTTCCACTTCGGACCCGCTTCGGCGCTCGCTGTGATCGTGTTCGCGATTTGCTTGGTTATCAATTATGTTTACAAGAAGGCTTTGAACAATGAAGAGGACTAA
- a CDS encoding glycosyltransferase family 2 protein has protein sequence MSQTSPKTLTFVVPAFNMDTYLERCVSSLTANPDSDDIEVLIVDDGSSDGTPELADRLAAANPNIIHVIHQTNKGHGGAVNTGIANAEGMYLKVVDADDWVGAKSLKELMNVMRRQGNASEPIDLFVTDYVYDKVGKKRKHVVKFDSVMDADKRLDWDDLKHFGIAQYMIMHALIFRTEVLRAAQTQLPEHTFYVDFIYAYQPFPWVKSLMYISTPFYHYFIGRDGQSVQTDVMIRRVDQLVRVNRAMVAATPERKNVSDGLYRYMIHFLSIESVVASVFLILSRQPANYQIKQELWEHQRAVSPRIARDVRRQLPSRAINLPGSVGRWIIRVGYNVAENIIGFN, from the coding sequence ATGTCGCAAACTAGCCCGAAAACGCTCACTTTCGTAGTGCCTGCGTTCAATATGGACACTTACCTCGAACGCTGCGTCTCGTCGTTGACCGCAAATCCTGACAGCGATGACATCGAAGTCCTTATTGTCGACGACGGCTCTTCAGACGGCACCCCAGAACTTGCGGATCGCCTTGCGGCGGCGAACCCGAACATCATTCACGTCATTCACCAGACCAACAAAGGTCACGGCGGCGCGGTCAACACCGGCATTGCCAACGCAGAAGGAATGTACCTGAAAGTCGTCGACGCCGACGATTGGGTGGGCGCGAAGTCGCTCAAAGAACTCATGAATGTAATGCGTCGGCAAGGCAACGCCAGCGAGCCGATCGATCTATTCGTTACCGATTATGTCTACGACAAGGTGGGCAAGAAACGCAAGCACGTCGTGAAATTCGACAGCGTAATGGACGCAGACAAGCGTTTGGATTGGGACGATCTCAAGCACTTCGGCATCGCACAATACATGATCATGCACGCGCTGATTTTCCGCACGGAAGTCTTGCGAGCGGCCCAGACACAGCTGCCCGAGCACACCTTCTACGTCGATTTCATTTACGCCTATCAGCCGTTCCCGTGGGTCAAATCGCTAATGTATATCAGCACGCCGTTCTACCACTACTTCATCGGCCGCGACGGGCAAAGCGTGCAGACCGACGTGATGATCCGGCGGGTGGACCAGCTGGTGCGCGTCAACCGTGCGATGGTTGCCGCCACACCCGAGCGCAAGAACGTTTCCGACGGTCTCTACCGCTATATGATTCATTTCCTTTCCATCGAATCCGTGGTCGCCAGCGTCTTCCTTATCCTCTCGCGCCAACCCGCAAACTACCAGATCAAGCAGGAGCTTTGGGAACACCAACGGGCCGTGTCACCTCGCATCGCACGTGATGTGCGCCGTCAGCTGCCGTCCCGCGCCATTAATCTGCCCGGTTCAGTCGGGCGCTGGATTATTCGCGTGGGCTATAACGTAGCGGAAAATATTATCGGCTTCAACTAA
- the ftsY gene encoding signal recognition particle-docking protein FtsY, producing the protein MLIVVALVVVAVVLIAVAVLVSHSHKKNEANAQNANVSESAKSAEAGEASGSKDKESVKAAKNAGKAEAQSADEAGKSANASEPSKSDKSVKSSKSDKSGKAKTSDTAKSAQKADEKKAESASKEETPAKPDVETPEPKASRAIRLKEKLSKSSNPFGRVLFNILAKDQLSESDWEDVEDTLLLADVGSEASEKLVDELRNDARITGTSDPKAVREALRSKLIDLVNSQPDRALNADKPDAKKPSVIIMVGVNGTGKTTTAGKLARLFVSEGKSVMLAAADTFRAAAADQLETWGQKVGVPVVRSEKEGGDPASVAFDASKQAKEQNVDVLIIDTAGRLQNKANLMDELGKIRRVTEKNLPVDEVLLVLDAVTGQNGMAQAKVFAEAIGITGVVLSKLDGSAKGGIVISVQQELGVPVKLVGLGEGPDDLAPFDSEGFVDGILA; encoded by the coding sequence ATGCTTATCGTCGTGGCGCTGGTTGTCGTCGCCGTCGTGCTTATTGCTGTGGCCGTGCTGGTGTCGCATTCGCACAAAAAAAACGAGGCGAACGCCCAGAATGCCAACGTTTCCGAAAGTGCGAAAAGCGCTGAAGCCGGGGAGGCGAGCGGTAGCAAAGATAAGGAATCGGTCAAAGCCGCTAAAAATGCCGGGAAAGCAGAAGCTCAAAGTGCCGATGAAGCTGGCAAATCAGCCAATGCCAGTGAGCCAAGCAAGTCAGATAAGTCGGTTAAGTCGAGCAAATCGGACAAGTCAGGCAAAGCAAAAACCAGTGATACGGCGAAAAGCGCCCAGAAAGCCGATGAAAAGAAAGCCGAGAGCGCTTCGAAGGAAGAAACTCCCGCAAAGCCAGATGTCGAGACTCCTGAACCGAAGGCCTCGCGTGCCATTCGTCTCAAGGAGAAGCTCAGCAAGTCGTCGAATCCGTTTGGGCGCGTACTCTTCAATATTCTCGCGAAGGATCAGCTTTCGGAGTCTGATTGGGAAGATGTCGAAGACACACTGTTGCTGGCCGACGTCGGCAGCGAAGCCAGTGAAAAGCTTGTGGACGAGCTGCGCAACGACGCTCGCATCACCGGCACCTCCGACCCGAAAGCCGTGCGCGAAGCTCTGCGCTCCAAGCTCATCGATTTGGTCAATTCCCAGCCCGACCGCGCGCTCAACGCGGACAAGCCGGACGCCAAGAAGCCAAGCGTCATCATCATGGTCGGCGTCAACGGCACAGGCAAGACCACAACCGCCGGCAAGCTCGCACGCCTCTTCGTCTCAGAAGGCAAGAGCGTCATGCTTGCCGCCGCCGATACATTCCGCGCCGCAGCCGCCGACCAGCTCGAGACCTGGGGGCAGAAGGTCGGTGTGCCGGTCGTACGCAGCGAGAAGGAAGGCGGCGATCCCGCGTCCGTGGCGTTCGATGCCTCCAAGCAGGCCAAGGAACAGAACGTCGACGTCCTCATTATCGACACCGCCGGCCGTCTGCAGAACAAGGCGAACCTGATGGACGAGCTCGGCAAGATTCGTCGCGTCACCGAAAAGAACCTGCCGGTCGATGAGGTGTTGCTCGTGCTCGACGCCGTCACCGGTCAGAACGGCATGGCACAGGCCAAGGTCTTCGCAGAAGCTATCGGCATCACTGGTGTGGTGCTTTCCAAGCTCGACGGTTCGGCCAAGGGCGGCATCGTCATCTCCGTGCAGCAGGAACTCGGCGTTCCGGTCAAACTCGTCGGTCTTGGCGAAGGCCCAGACGACCTCGCTCCCTTCGATTCGGAAGGCTTCGTCGACGGCATCCTTGCCTGA
- a CDS encoding ammonium transporter: MDTGNAAWMLVCASLVFLMTPAVAFFYGGMVRRKAVLNMLMLSAGALAVSTVIWALWGWSISWGGKDIGGVFGDPASGFLLGDTMKAGKDGIFTATGLTPNGNKYPVSIDVAFQLAFAMITVALISGALAERIKYSTWMIFVAIWVTLDYAPMAHMVWNGGLLSADGPISRFIGAPVHDFAGGTVVHINAAVAALVIVLLIGKRKDFGKAPIRPHNVPFVMLGAFLLWFGWFGFNAGSAFAANGTAGYAWVSTSLSAAAAMLSWGFTEKIRTGHYTAVGAASGMVAGLVGITPSADVVSPLWAMVIGAIVGVLTCLACGLKFRFGYDDSLDVVGVHGVGGLTGTVLIGFFGQGTGLFAGGSWRQLAVQLVVALAAVVFSAVVTFVIAFVLEKTIGWRVNEDEELSGVDLADQGESAYDFVGKATALLKEMK, translated from the coding sequence ATGGATACTGGAAATGCCGCATGGATGTTGGTCTGTGCGTCGCTCGTCTTTCTAATGACGCCCGCGGTGGCGTTCTTCTACGGAGGCATGGTCCGTCGCAAGGCGGTGCTGAACATGCTCATGCTCTCCGCGGGTGCGCTCGCGGTGAGTACCGTGATTTGGGCCCTTTGGGGTTGGTCGATTTCCTGGGGTGGCAAGGATATCGGCGGTGTCTTCGGCGACCCGGCCTCTGGTTTTCTGCTCGGCGACACGATGAAAGCCGGTAAGGACGGCATCTTCACCGCCACGGGTCTCACGCCGAACGGCAACAAATACCCGGTGAGCATTGATGTCGCTTTCCAGCTCGCTTTCGCAATGATCACCGTCGCGTTGATTTCCGGCGCGCTCGCGGAACGCATCAAATACAGCACGTGGATGATTTTCGTAGCCATCTGGGTCACGCTTGACTACGCGCCCATGGCCCACATGGTCTGGAACGGTGGCCTGCTTTCGGCCGATGGTCCGATTTCCAGATTCATCGGTGCGCCCGTTCATGATTTCGCTGGTGGCACCGTCGTCCACATCAACGCGGCGGTCGCGGCGCTGGTCATTGTCCTGTTGATCGGCAAGCGCAAGGACTTCGGCAAGGCCCCGATCCGTCCGCACAACGTCCCCTTCGTCATGCTCGGCGCGTTCCTGCTCTGGTTCGGCTGGTTCGGCTTCAACGCCGGATCCGCCTTCGCGGCCAACGGCACCGCCGGTTACGCGTGGGTGAGTACTTCGCTTTCCGCCGCTGCAGCAATGCTGAGTTGGGGTTTCACCGAAAAGATTCGCACCGGCCATTACACGGCGGTTGGAGCGGCTTCCGGTATGGTGGCAGGCTTGGTCGGCATCACCCCGTCGGCCGATGTCGTCTCGCCGCTCTGGGCCATGGTCATCGGCGCGATTGTCGGTGTTCTGACCTGCCTCGCATGCGGCCTCAAATTCCGCTTTGGCTACGATGATTCCCTCGATGTGGTCGGCGTGCACGGCGTCGGCGGGCTCACCGGCACTGTCCTCATCGGTTTCTTCGGCCAGGGCACGGGCCTTTTCGCCGGTGGCAGTTGGCGACAGCTCGCAGTGCAGTTGGTAGTGGCGCTCGCTGCAGTCGTCTTCTCCGCTGTGGTTACCTTCGTCATCGCCTTTGTGCTCGAAAAGACCATCGGTTGGAGAGTCAACGAAGATGAGGAACTTTCCGGCGTCGATCTTGCCGACCAAGGCGAGAGCGCGTACGATTTTGTAGGTAAAGCCACCGCTCTCCTGAAGGAGATGAAGTAA
- a CDS encoding IclR family transcriptional regulator: protein MCSVKIYVQIRVCTISEWKDAMAQPHKATLRVVQVLNYVRTHCDNGATLAEIARAFNIPKSSLLPIIHTLRDEHFLSYDSVAQRYRIGIGAYGVGQGYIRSSSILSDIQTEMNHIVQATGETCYFGELNGGDIVYLLSVESPQPIRMVATVGNSLPAYSAAIGKALLAGRNIEELKTLYPDGLKKVTPNTIDDFNVLDNQLKEISETGVAYEKEESTVGVQCVAVPLICDSQTKAAISVATPSFRMTDRKRAFITGLLKEKQPKLQNILAAAA from the coding sequence ATGTGTTCAGTGAAAATATATGTGCAGATTCGTGTCTGCACCATATCAGAATGGAAAGATGCCATGGCTCAACCTCACAAAGCCACATTGCGTGTTGTGCAGGTGCTTAATTATGTTCGTACGCATTGTGATAACGGAGCGACTCTAGCGGAAATAGCGAGAGCCTTTAACATTCCCAAAAGTAGTCTGCTTCCTATCATCCATACTTTGCGGGATGAGCACTTTCTTTCCTATGATTCTGTTGCTCAGCGTTATCGCATAGGCATAGGCGCTTATGGGGTTGGTCAAGGCTATATACGCAGCAGCAGTATCCTTTCGGATATCCAGACCGAAATGAACCATATCGTGCAGGCTACAGGCGAGACTTGCTATTTTGGTGAGCTCAATGGTGGTGATATTGTCTACCTGCTTTCTGTTGAATCTCCGCAACCCATTCGCATGGTGGCGACGGTTGGGAATTCTTTACCGGCTTATAGTGCGGCCATAGGAAAAGCCTTGCTCGCCGGGCGCAATATTGAGGAACTCAAGACTTTATACCCTGACGGTCTAAAAAAGGTCACTCCCAACACGATTGATGACTTCAACGTGCTGGACAATCAGCTGAAAGAAATCAGCGAAACCGGTGTTGCGTATGAAAAGGAAGAATCTACTGTCGGTGTACAGTGTGTCGCGGTTCCGCTTATTTGTGATTCGCAGACGAAGGCTGCGATTAGTGTGGCGACACCTTCCTTCCGCATGACGGATAGGAAACGGGCGTTCATCACAGGCTTGCTCAAAGAAAAGCAGCCCAAACTGCAAAACATTTTAGCTGCTGCTGCATGA
- a CDS encoding P-II family nitrogen regulator produces MKLITAIIQPQKFDEVKEALAAAGVEGMTVSEVNGCGEQHGYTEVYRGASYSVNLIPKIRVEVAVRDADAQPLVDIIVKTARTGTIGDGKVWVVPLDSVTRVRTGERDADAI; encoded by the coding sequence ATGAAACTGATAACAGCGATTATTCAGCCACAGAAGTTCGACGAAGTCAAAGAAGCCCTTGCGGCTGCCGGCGTAGAAGGCATGACGGTCAGCGAGGTCAATGGCTGCGGTGAGCAGCATGGCTATACCGAGGTTTACCGTGGCGCGAGTTATTCGGTCAACCTCATCCCCAAGATCCGTGTGGAGGTGGCGGTGCGCGACGCCGACGCTCAACCGTTGGTCGATATCATCGTGAAAACCGCGCGGACGGGCACCATCGGCGATGGCAAGGTGTGGGTGGTACCGCTCGATTCGGTTACCCGCGTGCGTACCGGTGAGCGTGACGCTGACGCCATTTGA